Proteins from a single region of Apium graveolens cultivar Ventura chromosome 7, ASM990537v1, whole genome shotgun sequence:
- the LOC141670569 gene encoding G-type lectin S-receptor-like serine/threonine-protein kinase At4g27290, giving the protein MSKTLDYRSFFYFFKPRLIDYRSLYSFFSLKRFVYLLFTLIMILLLHSINILYLLQVCSTMYIATILVWSILSSTLMKSTAVDTIRAHQTLKDGDTIISAGGEFELGFFSPGTSTNRYLGIWYKKISDRTVVWVANRDHPLSNTSGVVLINDKGIALQSFNSSDGIIWSVNASQSMKKPAVQLLDTGNLVLRDADHVINNVEDFIWQSFDYPGDSMLPGMKFGIDLVSGVERYYTSWKSVDDPSLGGFTYRLDFNGFPQFVLWKGSVIWSRNGLWNGYKLGGIPDYNPNGIYKYRFVLDDKEIYFGFDLINQTSVFIRLVLTPGGEPKLLVWNDQQQNWIVYLSLQDTDCDRYGLCGAYGICNIENTPRCECLRGFVPKFPEKWKAADWSDGCIHRTSLVCGTKEGFVKYSGVKLPDTHHTWYDLTINLQECKRLCIKNCSCTAYANADVIRGGHGCLLWFSDLTDIREYAEDGRDIYVRMPSSELVKSWSAGVKRKTEVILITVMSIVVLLGIILRTVFKKRKSLEQENLEISMESVALTKVEDEDLQLPLFEFEIVANATSNFSNNNKLGEGGFGLVYKGTLDDGQEIAVKRLSRDSSQGLDEFKNEVSCIAKLQHRNLVTLYGCCTEKGEKILIYEYMANKSLDLFIFDEKNRNTMDWPKRYNIINGIARGLMYLHQDSKLRIIHRDLKASNILLDHELNPKISDFGIARSFGGNETEASTSRVVGTYGYMSPEYAIDGQFSVKSDVYSFGVLLIKIVSGVKNRLFSHPDHSLNLLGHAWMSYKEDTLLQVIDELILESSNHMEVFRAIQIGLLCVQHDPKDRPVMSQVVLMLSSNMKLPHPKQPGFFMERCLLEADNLLSNSKFSLSSHLTITSLQPRQ; this is encoded by the exons ATGTCAAAGACTTTAGACTACAGGTCTTTCTTCTACTTTTTTAAGCCAAGACTTATAGACTACAGGTCACTATATTCATTTTTCAGTTTGAAAAGGTTTGTATACTTGTTATTCACTCTGATCATGATACTTTTATTACATTCTATCAACATTTTATACCTTTTGCAAGTTTGCAGTACAATGTATATTGCCACCATTTTGGTTTGGTCTATTTTATCCTCTACCCTGATGAAATCAACAGCTGTTGACACCATCAGAGCACATCAGACACTTAAAGATGGTGACACCATTATATCAGCAGGTGGAGAATTCGAACTTGGATTTTTTAGTCCAGGCACTTCGACAAATCGATATCTTGGTATATGGTACAAGAAAATATCGGATAGGACAGTTGTATGGGTTGCTAATAGAGATCATCCTCTTTCGAATACCTCAGGCGTGGTACTGATCAATGACAAGGGAATTGCTCTGCAAAGTTTTAATAGTAGTGATGGGATTATTTGGTCGGTGAATGCGTCACAATCTATGAAGAAACCTGCTGTCCAGCTCTTAGATACAGGGAATTTGGTTTTAAGGGATGCAGATCATGTTATCAACAACGTCGAAGATTTTATATGGCAGAGCTTTGATTATCCCGGAGACAGTATGCTACCTGGGATGAAGTTTGGAATAGACCTGGTAAGTGGTGTAGAGAGGTACTATACGTCGTGGAAAAGTGTTGATGATCCGTCCCTGGGTGGTTTTACCTATCGGCTTGATTTCAATGGTTTCCCACAATTTGTTTTGTGGAAAGGTTCGGTGATTTGGTCAAGGAATGGACTATGGAATGGTTATAAACTTGGTGGCATCCCCGATTATAACCCAAATGGAATTTATAAATACAGGTTCGTTCTAGATGACAAGGAAATATATTTTGGCTTTGACCTCATCAATCAAACTTCTGTGTTTATAAGGCTCGTACTGACTCCGGGTGGAGAACCAAAACTTCTTGTGTGGAATGATCAACAACAAAATTGGATTGTTTACCTCAGTCTACAGGACACTGACTGTGATCGTTATGGATTATGCGGTGCTTATGGAATATGTAACATAGAAAACACACCAAGATGTGAATGCTTAAGAGGATTTGTTCCTAAATTCCCGGAGAAGTGGAAAGCAGCAGATTGGTCTGATGGATGCATCCACAGAACTAGTCTAGTCTGTGGGACTAAGGAGGGCTTTGTCAAATATTCGGGTGTTAAGTTGCCAGACACACATCACACCTGGTATGATCTGACAATTAATCTTCAAGAATGTAAGAGGTTGTGCATAAAAAACTGTTCTTGTACAGCTTATGCAAATGCAGATGTCATAAGAGGTGGACATGGATGTCTCTTATGGTTCAGTGACCTAACTGATATTAGAGAATACGCAGAAGATGGACGAGATATTTATGTAAGAATGCCATCCTCTGAACTAG TAAAAAGCTGGAGTGCCGGAGTAAAGAGGAAAACAGAGGTTATTCTAATTACTGTGATGTCGATAGTAGTGCTACTCGGCATAATTCTCCGTACAGTCTTCAAGAAGAGAAAGTCGCTGGAACAAG AAAACTTGGAAATTAGTATGGAAAGTGTTGCCTTGACCAAAGTTGAGGATGAAGATCTGCAGCTGCCATTATTTGAGTTCGAAATAGTTGCAAATGCCACAAGTAACTTCTCCAACAATAACAAACTTGGAGAGGGTGGCTTTGGGCTTGTCTACAAG GGAACATTGGATGATGGACAAGAAATTGCCGTCAAAAGGCTGTCAAGGGACTCAAGTCAAGGATTAGATGAGTTCAAAAATGAAGTCTCATGTATAGCCAAACTTCAGCACAGAAATCTTGTGACTCTTTATGGTTGCTGCACAGAGAAAGGAGAAAAGATTTTGATCTATGAATACATGGCCAACAAAAGTCTAGACTTGTTCATTTTTG ATGAAAAGAACAGAAATACGATGGATTGGCCCAAACGATACAACATAATAAATGGCATTGCCAGGGGACTTATGTATCTACATCAAGATTCAAAGCTAAGAATTATACACAGAGATCTTAAAGCCAGTAACATTCTACTGGATCATGAGCTCAATCCAAAGATTTCAGACTTTGGCATAGCAAGAAGTTTTGGAGGAAACGAAACTGAAGCAAGTACATCAAGGGTGGTCGGAACATA TGGTTACATGTCACCCGAGTATGCTATTGACGGACAATTCTCTGTAAAATCTGATGTATATAGCTTTGGTGTTTTGCTAATAAAGATAGTAAGTGGAGTAAAAAACAGATTATTCAGTCATCCTGATCACAGCTTAAACCTTTTAGGGCAT GCATGGATGAGTTACAAAGAAGACACACTTTTGCAAGTAATTGATGAGTTGATCTTGGAGTCTAGTAACCATATGGAAGTTTTTCGAGCTATCCAAATCGGATTATTGTGCGTTCAACATGATCCAAAGGACAGGCCAGTTatgtcacaggtggttctaatGTTGAGTAGTAACATGAAGCTACCTCATCCTAAGCAACCTGGTTTTTTCATGGAGAGATGTCTGCTTGAAGCTGATAACTTACTGAGCAACTCAAAATTTTCATTATCCAGCCATTTGACAATAACTTCTCTCCAACCTCGGCAATAG
- the LOC141671956 gene encoding uncharacterized protein LOC141671956 isoform X1 translates to MSVAFIINPASTISRLKYSYPTNRVLSENLGFLNKKDSVKPLDLKIQVRPKSRFFKSLGAKSCAASSSSFNFDIKNTGEYEKKTGLEQNEALNTGGSDVSFGSGVGSGGSQGNGGGRRTGTNDGSGGVGGSADWEKVKGCCWWLLDTWKYHYQLAHPSSSSALLFSRFLMPIVEEIVGKGAQDLEGLLMRLLMAICYPMFVAIPIALAGFTAGLQQMLLLFTAGVLGFVLVTLFLFAKFYLHML, encoded by the exons ATGTCAGTTGCATTTATTATCAATCCAGCAAGTACCATATCAAGATTAAAGTACAGTTATCCCACAAACAGGGTGTTGTCAGAGAATCTTGGATTCCTTAACAAAAAAGATTCTGTTAAACCATTAGATTTGAAGATTCAAGTCAGACCAAAATCAAGATTCTTTAAATCACTTGGTGCAAAGTCATGTGCTGCCTCATCTTCAAGTTTTAATTTTGATATCAAGAACACTGGAGAGTATGAGAAAAAGACAGGGTTAGAGCAAAATGAGGCTTTGAACACTGGTGGATCTGATGTTAGTTTTGG TAGTGGCGTCGGGTCTGGTGGCAGTCAAGGAAATGGAGGAGGTAGACGGACTGGCACCAATGACGGCAGTGGAGGAGTAGGAGGAAGTGCAGATTGGGAAAAGGTTAAAGGGTGCTGTTGGTGGCTACTAGATACATGGAAATACCATTATCAATTGGCTCACCCAAGCTCATCATCAGCACTACTATTTTCAAGATTTTTGATGCCAATTGTAGAAGAAATAGTGGGGAAAGGAGCGCAAGATTTGGAGGGATTACTGATGCGACTATTAATGGCCATATGTTATCCTATGTTTGTAGCTATTCCCATAGCTCTTGCTGGATTTACAGCAGGACTGCAACAAATGCTGCTGTTGTTTACTGCCGGAGTGCTTGGATTTGTACTTGTAACCTTGTTTCTATTTGCCAAGTTTTATTTGCATATGCTGTAG
- the LOC141673559 gene encoding protein FAR1-RELATED SEQUENCE 5-like: MPFIPITGVNHYYQNILFGFALVKDEIVASYKWVLRTWLEAVDNKLPRTIITDQDIVLGNAIAEVMPMPQTKHTYCTWHISSKFPKKLSYLYTNYPDFKTEFNACVYKSLTPTEFEGRWVQLVEKYDREDHAWLNDMYAIRTQ, from the coding sequence ATGCCTTTCATACCTATTACGGGCGTAAACCACTATTATCAAAATATACTATTTGGATTTGCACTCGTAAAGGATGAGATTGTGGCATCGTATAAGTGGGTTTTGAGGACATGGTTGGAAGCCGTCGACAATAAACTGCCTCGAACAATAATTACTGATCAAGACATTGTATTGGGAAATGCCATTGCCGAGGTCATGCCTATGCCACAAACAAAGCATACATATTGTACATGGCATATAAGTAGTAAGTTTCCCAAGAAGTTGTCTTATTTGTACACAAATTATCCGGACTTCAAAACAGAGTTTAATGCATGTGTGTACAAGTCATTGACACCTACAGAATTTGAAGGTAGATGGGTGCAATTAGTCGAGAAGTACGATCGTGAGGATCATGCTTGGTTAAATGACATGTATGCTATTAGAACTCAATGA
- the LOC141671956 gene encoding uncharacterized protein LOC141671956 isoform X2: MSVAFIINPASTISRLKYSYPTNRVLSENLGFLNKKDSVKPLDLKIQVRPKSRFFKSLGAKSCAASSSSFNFDIKNTGEYEKKTGLEQNEALNTGGSDVSFGGVGSGGSQGNGGGRRTGTNDGSGGVGGSADWEKVKGCCWWLLDTWKYHYQLAHPSSSSALLFSRFLMPIVEEIVGKGAQDLEGLLMRLLMAICYPMFVAIPIALAGFTAGLQQMLLLFTAGVLGFVLVTLFLFAKFYLHML, translated from the exons ATGTCAGTTGCATTTATTATCAATCCAGCAAGTACCATATCAAGATTAAAGTACAGTTATCCCACAAACAGGGTGTTGTCAGAGAATCTTGGATTCCTTAACAAAAAAGATTCTGTTAAACCATTAGATTTGAAGATTCAAGTCAGACCAAAATCAAGATTCTTTAAATCACTTGGTGCAAAGTCATGTGCTGCCTCATCTTCAAGTTTTAATTTTGATATCAAGAACACTGGAGAGTATGAGAAAAAGACAGGGTTAGAGCAAAATGAGGCTTTGAACACTGGTGGATCTGATGTTAGTTTTGG TGGCGTCGGGTCTGGTGGCAGTCAAGGAAATGGAGGAGGTAGACGGACTGGCACCAATGACGGCAGTGGAGGAGTAGGAGGAAGTGCAGATTGGGAAAAGGTTAAAGGGTGCTGTTGGTGGCTACTAGATACATGGAAATACCATTATCAATTGGCTCACCCAAGCTCATCATCAGCACTACTATTTTCAAGATTTTTGATGCCAATTGTAGAAGAAATAGTGGGGAAAGGAGCGCAAGATTTGGAGGGATTACTGATGCGACTATTAATGGCCATATGTTATCCTATGTTTGTAGCTATTCCCATAGCTCTTGCTGGATTTACAGCAGGACTGCAACAAATGCTGCTGTTGTTTACTGCCGGAGTGCTTGGATTTGTACTTGTAACCTTGTTTCTATTTGCCAAGTTTTATTTGCATATGCTGTAG